In the Tenuifilum sp. 4138str genome, ACTGTTTTAGAACGGAAGCATTTAAACCATTAAAGGCATATAGCAGAAATAAAAAATCCACAGAAAAAGCTTTCTGTGGATACTTTATTGGTCACTTTTTTTTATCCGAAATATTGGCCTAACTAATTAAAGGTCAGAACGATAATTTCTCCTATGTTGTGACCAATATGTCAAAGATACAATCTGAAAGCAATTCACAACAAGGCGCCGTGATCGGCCCGAACGCCGTGAGTTGTGACCAATATGTCAAAGATACAATCTGAAAGCAATTCACAACCAGTTGGTTAGCGTTGTTATTAACGCTGTTGTTGTGACCAATATGTCAAAGATACAATCTGAAAGCAATTCACAACGGAAGGGCCTCCACAATTGCCGAGGCCGTAGTTGTGACCAATATGTCAAAGATACAATCTGAAAGCAATTCACAACCTTAATAAACGTTTTAATCTGTTCCTCCGTGTTGTGACCAATATGTCAAAGATACAATCTGAAAGCAATTCACAACAGTAACCGCACGCTAACCAATCCAACTACTGTTGTGACCAATATGTCAAAGATACAATCTGAAAGCAATTCACAACCTAACTTTAGTTCTGAACTTTATCGTAAAGTTGTGACCAATATGTCAAAGATACAATCTGAAAGCAATTCACAACGCTCGAACTGCAGCAACATCAATGGGGTTGGTTGTGACCAATATGTCAAAGATACAATCTGAAAGCAATTCACAACACGTTTAGAATTGGGTATTTGTATTAGTCAGTTGTGACCAATATGTCAAAGATACAATCTGAAAGCAATTCACAACTTGCCAGAAGGAACAAAGATTCAAAAGCAAGTTGTGACCAATATGTCAAAGATACAATCTGAAAGCAATTCACAACTAAGGAAACTACCCAAAGAATCTTTTTCAAGTTGTGACCAATATGTCAAAGATACAATCTGAAAGCAATTCACAACTCAAAGGATAGTGGAAAATGGGAAGAAAGTGTTGTGACCAATATGTCAAAGATACAATCTGAAAGCAATTCACAACAAGGGTAAGAGTAAGGAAGAGAAGGATAACGTTGTGACCAATATGTCAAAGATACAATCTGAAAGCAATTCACAACGCTCGAACTGCAGCAACATCAATGGGGTTGGTTGTGACCAATATGTCAAAGATACAATCTGAAAGCAATTCACAACACGCTGCAACTCTGTTAACTTATCAGCCTTGTTGTGACCAATATGTCAAAGATACAATCTGAAAGCAATTCACAACAGTTAATGGATAATCTCCTTCTGTTCTAAGGTTGTGACCAATATGTCAAAGATACAATCTGAAAGCAATTCACAACTACAGTAACTGTAGGTGCAATTGGTAATGGGTTGTGACCAATATGTCAAAGATACAATCTGAAAGCAATTCACAACCAATTCAAATATTCCATCACATCTACCCACGTTGTGACCAATATGTCAAAGATACAATCTGAAAGCAATTCACAACTTGTTGCCAGAGCTACCACCATCAACGCTAGTTGTGACCAATATGTCAAAGATACAATCTGAAAGCAATTCACAACTGACCCGGCGTATTTACTAACAATGGGTGCGTTGTGACCAATATGTCAAAGATACAATCTGAAAGCAATTCACAACTAGTACCAAATAATCATGTCGTCGATATTGGTTGTGACCAATATGTCAAAGATACAATCTGAAAGCAATTCACAACGGCGCCGCTCGCGCCTGCGCAGGCATTGCTGTTGTGACCAATATGTCAAAGATACAATCTGAAAGCAATTCACAACAGACGTTCGATGCGGTATAGCAGCGGCCACGTTGTGACCAATATGTCAAAGATACAATCTGAAAGCAATTCACAACTCCATCGACGTCGCTTTGTCAATGACAACGGTTGTGACCAATATGTCAAAGATACAATCTGAAAGCAATTCACAACTTAGAAAGGTTTTCCCTTTCGTAATCAGAAGTTGTGACCAATATGTCAAAGATACAATCTGAAAGCAATTCACAACTCGAGCAGGGTGTACATCGAGCAGTATGTGTTGTGACCAATATGTCAAAGATACAATCTGAAAGCAATTCACAACCAGCGTACGCTTTGCTGCTTCTGTAGTTCTGTTGTGACCAATATGTCAAAGATACAATCTGAAAGCAATTCACAACAGCAATTATATCATCTGCTTCAATATTATCGTTGTGACCAATATGTCAAAGATACAATCTGAAAGCAATTCACAACCATTTATATCACATAAATCATAATATACAAGTTGTGACCAATATGTCAAAGATACAATCTGAAAGCAATTCACAACACCAAACCTATTTACCGATAATAACACACGTATTAAGGAAAGTAATGATATTGACGACCTTCCACATATCGAAACACAAGAAATTAGTGTTGATATTAGACCATTTTGGGGTGATAAAAATAATTTTGAAATTGGTATCACTAGACAAGATTTTAGAATTCGTGCTAATATTGCTAGTCAGTTTACAATTTTTGGTAGTGTATTTACCGATGGTGAGAATAGTAGGTGGTGCGATAATTATGAAGGTGATGATGATGATGGTGATGCTTTTCATAAATTCTCATACGCACAACTATATAAAACAAACAATAACGATCCGTATGATAGTCATGCTGATATTAAAATAAAAAATAAACGAATTGGTATTATTTCTGAAAAAATATATTATTATCCAAATACAGTATCTGATGAAGAAATTGAACAAAATGGTGTTGATTTATATCAAAAAATGAAATTATTAGACCCTGCTGAATACAGTGTTTATAAACGTGATGGTGATTTTGTTTTTATCATCAACTGTAACAGAAAAAAAGTAATTATTAATGATTTAGGTGAAAGAGTTGAAGTACCCGAATCATATAATGGTGGTATTTACACCGAATTCAAGGGTTTTATTATTTTAGAATATACTGAAGATAGCATACCCGTTCCCTTTAAAAAAATTAACGATGAAATTGCCGATAACACCCGTTCTGTTACCCAATTCCGAACACGCATTAAGATACCGCAAAGCGCAAACCCAAAACAGGGGTTGGAAAGTAGTAGTACCGCACACCAATGGCGTAACCAGCACTACACCTTTTCGGCTAATACCATTTACAGCGTTGCCCGTTTCAATGCTACTGTTTATAATAAAATAAATCATATCTATGTTAGGGATGACGATAACGATGGTTTTACTAACATTGATAGTGTTAATAACCTGTATAATAAAGACCCCCGTTTTATGGTGGGTGTCATTCAAACCGATGGTGAAGATAATGAACCCTATGAATTTCCTTCAAATGGTGCTGATAAGTCAGGCACAAAACTATTCGGTGGTAACTGGCTTAACTTCTCAATCTATTTACCACAGTTAGGGTATGTGGTTAGCGATGAGTTTGATGGTATGCGGGTTAATACCTACTTTCACATCCCTAAAGCAAAAAATAGGCTAACCGATAATAACGACCCCATTGCTGCCAACGATACCAACACCAAGTGGTTTCCACGTACCGACCTTAACTGGACTAACTTCATCGTTGTACCCGAAAACGAAATCAAAATCTTTAGGGGATTCCCAAAAAAGGGGGGTGATAATGATGATAATTATTTTAATAATAATACTATTAACATTGATAATTACATGCACGGATTGAAGGACTGCCCGTATGGCGGGGGTAAACTGAATGGGAATTCAACTAATACCACAAAGAATGGGTATGTTTACTTCTACAAGGGCTTCGATACTGCAGATTGTATCGACTTCGTTTCAAGGGTGCTTAATATACAATAAAAAAAATAACCCTTTCACAAAAAACCGAAAGGGTTATTTTTCACGTATTTTATTGTTTATTATTGCTTTTTTAGTGTATATATTGCACCAACAGTATTATAACTTTCATCAGGTTCAACCATTTTTATTTTCAATGTTTTTCTTGTTTTATCGTAAGACAGCACTTCAAATACTGTATTAGATCCTATGGTTATTTTATTTTCGGTGTCATGTAATTTCAATCTCGAATCATATTTATTATTATCATTACATTTAAACCAATCACAATAAGCATCAAAGTATATAATATCGGTAGGTGGTGCTAATGTTGGTTTAATATTCAAATCAAAAATAATCAAACCCTTTTTATTTTCGGGAATTTTAGATGATGCGCTAAGTTCATCGCAGTTGGTAATCTCATCACCCATGTATTCGGTGGATTGGTGTTGCCAATACCCCATAAGTTCATTGAGTTCAATGATGTGCTTGAACGTTGGGGTTGGTTCTTCCTTTTCATCGCAAGCGGTATTAACCAATACCATTGCGAACATCATGATAATTAAGTTCAGTCTTTTCATAGTTTTCAGTATTTAAGTTTGATGTATAATACGATGGTATTTTAATAATGTTACAAAAAAATATAAAATTTTTATATTAATTGTATTTATTGTATATGGAAAAAGAAGTTGAAATATTATTAGGAAAATTTAAACACGTTAAATCGGTTAATGTTGATAACGTTGATAAGATTCAACTAATTAATAGAGAGTCTGAATTAACCGAATATGATGTTTATAGTAACGTGAATGTTGTGACCAATATGTCAAAGATACAATCTGAAAGCAATTCACAACTTACAAATGTATCATATAAAATATACAGATGTTGTGACCAATATGTCAAAGATACAATCTGAAAGCAATTCACAACTAATTCAGTTACTTGACCTACACTGATAACGTTGTGACCAATATGTCAAAGATACAATCTGAAAGCAATTCACAACTGCTGCGATGGCAGCCTCCGCAGTATCAAGTCGTGACCAATATGTCAAAGATACAATCTGAAAGCAATTCACAACTATTCCTAAGTTCAGAAATCAAACAATTTTGTTGTGACCAATATGTCAAAGATACAATCTGAAAGCAATTCACAACAAAAGATGCTGTTAAAGCGATTAGCTTAATGTTGTGACCAATATGTCAAAGATACAATCTGAACCGAACTTTTTTTGCGAGCTCGGCGAAGCCAAAGCAATTCACATCACCACAAACCTACAAAAAATTGGTTGAAATGTTGTGACCAGTATGTCAAAGATACAATCTTAACCGAGTGTTTTTTGCAAGTTCGGCTAAGCATATGCAATTAACAATAGAAATGATTGAAATTGTAGAAATGTTACTTAAATTAGACAATCCTTACCTAAAAAAATAGAGCCATGAAAAAAATTAGAACATTTAACGACGAAATCGAACGCCCCGAAAGGCTTTGCGAAACGTGCATCTATTACATTAAAAACCGAACTTGTGTTGCTTACCTTGACCGCATACCCGAAAAGTATTGGAAGCAAAAGGTTGGAGAAAAGCCGTTGCATGACAGCCCTAAGGACAATCCCGACTATGATAACATATTTTACAAGGAAAAATACATTGGAAAACTAGAGTAATGAAAGGGTTTGACAAGTTAGGGGACTACGGCGCCAGAGCCGCTAAACTATTAGTCGCACCCCGCGCGGGTGCGTGGATTGAATAAGTTTGGTTAACCCATAAACTTTGATTATTAAATACATCAATTTCGCAATATGCGTTATACAAAATGCGTTATATATTTTGCGAAATGTGTTTTTCTACATATATTAGCATAAAATAAATGGTAAAATGGCTAGGGTAAAGGATATAAATCCCTTCTTGGTTAATAGTTATATCTCAAAGGAGTATTTTTGCAATCGTGAGGATGAGTTGAATGTCCTGCTGAGGAATGTAAGGGGTAATGTGAATACAACTTTGATATCGCCACGCAGATTGGGGAAAACAGGGCTAATTTTACGCTTTTTTGAGATGCTTGGCGAAATGGGTGATTACGGAACTGTTTACGTGGATATTTACTCCTCACGCAATCTCTCTGATTTCATTAAACTGCTTACCACTGCAATTATCAATAAGTTTCCCGAGAGAACCCCTGTGGGAAAGCGTTTCCTAAAACTGCTTAAGGGCTTACGACCAGTATTCTCGTTCGATGCCATCACTGGCGCACCGCAAGTGCAGTTTAATTACCAATCCGAGAGCGATAAGGAATACACGCTCCAGCAATTGCTTGCTTTTATAAATGAACAACCTCATCCTGTTGTGGTTGCCATTGACGAGTTTCAGCAAATTGCTCATTACCCCGAGAAAAATGTGGAGGCTATACTCCGTACGTATATTCAACAATTTAACCGGCTTTGTTTTATTTTTAGTGGTAGTCGAAGGCATACCCTTATGGATATTTTTGCCAATGCCAATAGACCTTTCTACTCCAGTACCCGTTTCATCAACCTTGATGCTATTGAAAGGGTAACGTACAGAAATTTCATTCGTGAAAAATTTGAACAAGGGGGAAGAGCTATAGATGATGAAAGCATCGATTACGTGCTGGAATGGACAAAGGGCTATACATTTTACACGCAGAGTCTTTGCAATAGGCTATATTCGTTGAGAAAAATTAACTTGGATGCCGTGAAGGCAGAGTGTTTAGCGTTGCTTAGGGAGAATGAGCCCATATACCTTCAGTTTAGAAATTTAATCACCAGTAAGCAATGGGAGTTTCTACTTGCCCTGGCAAAGGAGGAATCAGTATCACAAATATATAGCAAGGAATTCCTTGTCAAGCATCAGCTGGGTACACCCTCGTCCATTCATAGGATGCTCGATGCCCTCCTTGAGAAAGAAATGATACTTGAAAGCGTTAGCTCAACGGGATCAAGCTATAGCGTGTATGATGTATTTTTAATGCGTTGGATGCAAAGAACATATTAACATGTCTGTAGCACTTTATGCGGTGTAGCAAAGGGTATGACCAATATGCAAACGATACAATCTGAACCAATCGTGTTTAGTGCAATTGCTATTCGCATTTATTGATGCTTAGCGTATTTTGAGCAATAATTGTTTGTTCATTATGCCACTGCTCCAGGTAATACACAACCTTGCTTAACTCGTCATACAAAAAGTCATCAAGGTAATATTTAGTTCCGTTTTCCATCGTGTCGTTCTCAACCATATCTTTAAACTGCTCAAAGTTTCCTCTAAAGTCTTCCCACCAAACCGTATCGGATTCAATGGCATACAGCACTTTAGTGTAAGTATTGATTACCCTGGTAAAGTTTTGATCCTGAAGTTCTGCATCTTCAATATTGCTTTCCCGAATGAAAAGCATCGAGAGGGAGTTCAGCGAACTCAGGTTACAGTTATTCAATATGCATCTTGAGAATAGGACATCGTTAATCCATTGGTAGGTTGGAGATAAATTGTAAAATCCTGCTTCAGCC is a window encoding:
- a CDS encoding AAA family ATPase codes for the protein MARVKDINPFLVNSYISKEYFCNREDELNVLLRNVRGNVNTTLISPRRLGKTGLILRFFEMLGEMGDYGTVYVDIYSSRNLSDFIKLLTTAIINKFPERTPVGKRFLKLLKGLRPVFSFDAITGAPQVQFNYQSESDKEYTLQQLLAFINEQPHPVVVAIDEFQQIAHYPEKNVEAILRTYIQQFNRLCFIFSGSRRHTLMDIFANANRPFYSSTRFINLDAIERVTYRNFIREKFEQGGRAIDDESIDYVLEWTKGYTFYTQSLCNRLYSLRKINLDAVKAECLALLRENEPIYLQFRNLITSKQWEFLLALAKEESVSQIYSKEFLVKHQLGTPSSIHRMLDALLEKEMILESVSSTGSSYSVYDVFLMRWMQRTY